A single genomic interval of Spirosoma linguale DSM 74 harbors:
- a CDS encoding peptidase S41 (PFAM: peptidase S41~KEGG: xcc:XCC4074 hypothetical protein), giving the protein MKIGKTVALIGLFVGLSYQILSAQVLTPAQARTDLSYLKRKLDLLHPGMGYYTPQPRMEQLYDSLYNRLTAPYDYMAFFHHVSPLVAALKDGHTNLNHRKNYIGKSTRFIPFYIRLVDSQYYISHNVSADSSLQRGTELLSINGKPVADVHRELMNTDHSGSDGDNLTGRRQWSMVQFADYYAAWFGSADSVTITYRLTGDTLIRQTRVRCLSLASFRSTIQRRYGTELDHRPNLSVRIVDTLTRTAVLRVSSFMGFKKNDPFQWAYNRRLKRAFKTLREQNIQNLIVDMQGNGGGIVVNSARLLRYWMPKPFRIMDHEEMKQAARAELVTRWNPFSALNFSLQYRTDKSGGFASRSGNRRYRPRHRDAFRGNIYFMQNGASFSATTTVLAKTLDAGMGTFVGEASGSAYWGDFAGHFKTVTLPNSRLQVRIPLKKLTHAVNTERANGFTVEPDFIVTRSFDDLMVNRDYILEYTLRLIREGVVVRPGPEKQPIRNRSLQASR; this is encoded by the coding sequence ATGAAGATTGGTAAAACAGTTGCATTGATAGGCTTATTTGTCGGCTTAAGTTATCAGATTCTATCAGCCCAGGTGCTCACGCCGGCACAGGCTCGTACCGACCTCAGTTATTTAAAGCGAAAGCTCGATCTGCTCCATCCCGGCATGGGCTACTACACGCCACAGCCCCGGATGGAGCAATTGTATGATTCGTTATACAACCGGCTAACGGCGCCCTACGACTACATGGCATTTTTCCACCACGTCAGTCCGCTGGTAGCCGCCCTGAAAGACGGCCACACCAACCTGAATCACCGGAAAAATTACATCGGTAAGTCCACGCGTTTTATTCCGTTCTACATCCGGCTGGTCGATTCACAATATTATATAAGCCACAACGTATCGGCCGATAGCAGCCTGCAACGCGGCACCGAATTGCTATCCATCAATGGGAAACCGGTAGCCGATGTCCACCGCGAACTCATGAATACGGATCACTCCGGCTCCGATGGCGACAACCTCACCGGACGGCGGCAGTGGAGTATGGTTCAGTTTGCCGATTATTACGCAGCCTGGTTCGGCTCGGCCGATTCGGTTACGATCACCTACCGGCTCACCGGCGATACGCTCATTCGGCAAACGCGGGTGCGGTGTCTGAGTCTGGCCAGTTTCCGGTCTACCATCCAGCGCCGGTACGGAACCGAGCTTGATCATCGCCCTAACCTATCCGTTCGAATCGTCGATACGCTGACCCGAACGGCTGTACTGCGGGTATCGTCATTTATGGGATTTAAAAAGAATGACCCGTTTCAATGGGCGTATAACCGGCGGCTGAAACGGGCGTTCAAAACGCTGCGTGAGCAGAATATTCAAAATTTAATTGTCGATATGCAGGGCAATGGTGGCGGTATTGTGGTGAATTCGGCCCGGCTGCTTCGGTACTGGATGCCGAAACCGTTCCGGATTATGGATCATGAAGAAATGAAACAGGCCGCCCGCGCCGAACTGGTTACGCGCTGGAATCCTTTCTCGGCCCTGAATTTCAGTCTGCAATACCGAACCGATAAATCGGGGGGATTTGCCAGCCGATCCGGTAACCGCCGATACCGCCCACGGCACCGGGATGCGTTTCGGGGCAATATTTACTTCATGCAAAACGGCGCGTCGTTCTCGGCGACGACAACGGTACTGGCCAAAACCCTCGATGCCGGTATGGGTACTTTCGTTGGCGAAGCGAGCGGCAGTGCGTATTGGGGCGACTTTGCCGGGCATTTCAAAACGGTAACCCTACCCAATTCCCGGCTTCAGGTACGGATTCCGCTCAAAAAACTGACGCACGCGGTTAACACCGAGCGGGCCAACGGCTTTACCGTCGAACCCGATTTTATCGTCACCCGCAGTTTCGACGACCTGATGGTGAACCGCGACTATATTTTAGAGTACACATTACGGCTTATCCGGGAGGGTGTTGTGGTTCGGCCGGGGCCAGAGAAACAGCCGATTCGTAACCGGTCGTTGCAGGCTTCGCGGTAA
- a CDS encoding DNA polymerase III, epsilon subunit (KEGG: amc:MADE_03930 DNA polymerase III, epsilon subunit~TIGRFAM: DNA polymerase III, epsilon subunit~PFAM: Exonuclease RNase T and DNA polymerase III~SMART: Exonuclease), with protein sequence MYCIVDVETTGGVKGPTRLTEIAIFRHDGQQVVDSFHSLLNPGCPIPPFIRHLTGISDEMVQDAPTFADVANDVLNITQDAIFVAHNVGFDFSFIQKELNWLGHDFLRRTLCTVRTSRKLLPGYPSYSLGKLCRSLEIPLNGRHRAQGDAAATVLLFEMLLKNDAQGLIPRITSRIEYTR encoded by the coding sequence GTGTATTGTATCGTTGACGTAGAAACGACTGGGGGCGTGAAAGGCCCTACTCGCCTTACCGAAATTGCCATCTTCCGCCACGACGGGCAGCAGGTAGTTGATTCATTCCACTCACTGCTTAACCCCGGCTGCCCGATTCCGCCGTTTATACGGCACCTGACGGGCATTTCTGACGAAATGGTGCAGGACGCTCCAACCTTCGCAGACGTAGCCAACGATGTGCTGAACATCACGCAGGACGCCATTTTTGTAGCGCATAATGTTGGCTTCGACTTCAGTTTTATTCAGAAGGAGTTAAACTGGTTGGGGCATGACTTTCTGCGACGAACACTCTGTACGGTTCGTACCAGCCGAAAGCTGCTGCCGGGTTATCCATCCTATAGCCTGGGAAAACTTTGTCGCTCGCTCGAAATCCCGCTGAACGGTCGCCACCGGGCACAGGGCGACGCAGCGGCTACGGTCCTGCTGTTTGAGATGCTGCTGAAAAATGACGCGCAGGGCCTGATTCCGCGGATTACCTCCCGCATTGAGTACACCCGTTAA